From one Deinococcus sp. QL22 genomic stretch:
- a CDS encoding ABC transporter ATP-binding protein: protein MIRRLREDAGFVIGAQGRAYALALAWTGALATGLTLLNPLVTRWIFDVAVPQRRLDLLLTVAIAATLVFSAIRWLDYLALLYQQRLTNRMTEQVTQRMMTAYYHLPPQTVASHGEGYYVARTMTEVQETVGPLTGIGTGLLRAVATLVTALATVVILSWQLTLALLVITPVLLSLSRFFARQLNVNARDVQERTAQQQSVHTQAVGAYRAVRTFELAERTLADLMQAVRLRLGSVYTLSRSTGLYGTLSRMSLGLAEFMVLIAGGYAVMTTSLSLGGLMAYMGAYWLAVNAVQNMIDLIPQLSVLHARVDRLREIASVTPEAPAALPSPGELAWMQVSCGLGTPPTLQEVTFTIPRGARVLISGANGAGKSTLALTALGLLEPASGVLTRPGTVSGLVEPVIFPALPLSTLLAGSDPVEAQRLMAAFQLTLLLERRFTELSLGQRKKFALIMTLLRPADLYVFDEPLANLDDLNRQVALDLMLEHTTGKTVLAVMHEADRFVGDFDLHLEVKDGRVRQVGEQPPLIPGQRRKLKGDPRPVPLVV, encoded by the coding sequence ATGATCCGCCGCCTGCGCGAGGATGCAGGGTTTGTGATCGGCGCCCAGGGCCGGGCGTACGCGCTGGCCCTGGCCTGGACTGGCGCCCTGGCCACTGGACTTACCCTGCTCAATCCGCTGGTCACCCGCTGGATTTTCGACGTGGCTGTCCCTCAACGCCGCCTGGACCTGCTGCTGACCGTTGCCATTGCCGCCACCCTGGTTTTCTCGGCCATCCGCTGGTTGGATTACCTCGCCCTGCTCTACCAGCAGCGTCTGACCAACCGGATGACCGAGCAGGTCACGCAGCGCATGATGACGGCCTATTACCACCTGCCGCCCCAGACCGTGGCGTCTCACGGCGAGGGTTACTACGTGGCCCGGACCATGACCGAGGTGCAGGAGACGGTCGGGCCACTGACGGGCATCGGCACAGGCCTGCTGCGTGCGGTGGCCACCCTGGTCACTGCACTGGCTACGGTGGTCATTCTGTCCTGGCAGTTGACCCTGGCCCTGCTGGTGATTACTCCAGTTCTGCTCTCGCTCTCCCGGTTCTTTGCCCGCCAGCTGAACGTGAATGCCCGGGACGTTCAGGAGCGCACGGCCCAGCAGCAGAGTGTCCACACCCAGGCGGTCGGGGCCTACCGGGCCGTGCGAACCTTTGAACTGGCCGAGCGGACCCTGGCAGACCTGATGCAGGCGGTGCGGCTGCGTCTGGGATCGGTCTACACCCTGAGCCGCAGTACCGGGCTGTACGGCACGCTCAGCCGGATGTCTCTGGGCCTGGCCGAGTTCATGGTGTTGATCGCCGGGGGCTACGCGGTGATGACGACTTCCCTCAGTCTGGGTGGACTGATGGCCTATATGGGTGCCTACTGGCTGGCGGTCAATGCCGTTCAGAACATGATCGACCTGATTCCCCAGCTGAGTGTGCTGCACGCCCGGGTGGACCGGCTGCGCGAGATCGCCTCGGTGACGCCGGAGGCCCCAGCAGCTCTCCCCTCCCCCGGAGAACTCGCCTGGATGCAGGTCAGCTGTGGCCTCGGGACCCCGCCCACCCTGCAGGAGGTGACATTCACTATTCCCCGTGGGGCACGGGTGTTGATCAGCGGGGCCAACGGCGCGGGCAAGAGCACGCTGGCCCTCACGGCGTTGGGGCTGCTGGAACCGGCCAGCGGCGTGCTGACCCGGCCGGGAACAGTCAGTGGCCTGGTTGAACCGGTGATTTTCCCTGCACTGCCGTTGTCCACCCTGCTGGCCGGGTCGGATCCGGTGGAGGCTCAGCGGTTGATGGCTGCCTTTCAACTGACACTGCTCCTGGAGAGGCGATTTACAGAACTATCGTTGGGGCAACGCAAGAAGTTCGCCCTGATCATGACGCTGCTGCGGCCGGCCGATCTGTACGTCTTCGATGAGCCGTTGGCCAATCTGGACGATCTCAACCGGCAGGTCGCGCTGGACCTGATGTTGGAGCACACCACCGGCAAAACGGTGCTGGCGGTGATGCATGAGGCCGACCGGTTTGTGGGCGACTTCGACCTGCACCTGGAAGTGAAGGACGGCCGGGTCCGTCAGGTGGGAGAACAGCCGCCCTTGATCCCAGGACAGCGCCGGAAGCTGAAAGGAGACCCGCGACCGGTTCCGTTGGTCGTGTGA
- a CDS encoding tyrosine-type recombinase/integrase codes for MARVQKNPLPHVPPHLLAWRHRITVRRHIVRLCELAGIRYEGREVHGLRHTVGTRTYMETGDILEARDLLRHRDISFTQVYVAYARRGKKASCESIRMWEPSG; via the coding sequence ATGGCTCGTGTCCAGAAGAACCCCCTGCCGCATGTGCCGCCGCATCTGCTCGCCTGGCGGCACCGCATTACGGTGCGGCGCCACATCGTGCGGCTCTGTGAGCTGGCGGGAATCCGTTACGAGGGGCGTGAGGTGCATGGTCTGAGGCACACGGTAGGAACCCGCACCTACATGGAGACAGGAGACATCCTGGAAGCCCGGGATCTTCTCCGGCACCGAGATATCAGTTTCACCCAGGTCTACGTCGCGTACGCCCGGAGAGGAAAAAAAGCGAGCTGTGAAAGCATAAGAATGTGGGAACCCAGCGGCTGA